A stretch of DNA from Lysinibacillus sp. B2A1:
CTCCCTGAAATGGTCCGCCTAATCGACTATCATCATCACTATAACCAACTGATTTTTTACCCGAGCCCGAATCACCTTGTCCTGCAACCCCTTTGATAAAGGGTACTGGATCAGCCCAGGTTGGTCCTGTCTTCGGTAAAAAGAACGCAACTCCACTGACAAGTAGCACGGTAACAATCATAGGTATAACAAGCTTCCACTTTCTTATTGCATTATTTGCTGCATCGACTTGAAGCCATAGCCGCTTGACAAATAGGAAGCCTGTCATGATTAAGCCCAATATAATAACTTTTACAATTGCTACTTTGCCATTGTAGTCACTAAATGTATCTAAAGTAGCAATAAAGAATACTGTTAATGCAAAGAAATAGAATATATTATTCCGCACCGTTATCCAGTGGTGAATTAAGTATATTAACATCCAAATAAGAGCAAGGAAAAGCACTGTTCTAAACGAATCTGATACTTGTCCAAATTCTCCAGAAAAAATGGCTGTCATATTCCATTTCCATTCATGTATTAAAAACGGCAATGTGTTACCAGATAAAAAAGGCTTTTTACTAAATACAAATACTACAAACCACGTAATATATCCAAGTTTAACTAAACCGGATAATAGCGGCTGTACTCGGAATAAGCTAAGCGCTAGGGATAGCCCAATAAACACTAAAAATAAGTGAAGTAAACCAGTATTGGTTAGCTCCATTACCGGAATAAGCCATTCACGTAAAATAAAAAAAACAATTACATACGCAATAGTTAATTCTATAAAATCTCCTAATGTTTTTTTCACGGTCTCTTCACCTCCGTGAACAAATGATAATAATCGAGTGGATTAACATATACAACTTGTATATGTTTATAACGCATAGTTAATTCTGCTTGTATAGGTGGCTGTTCTGCCACTACAAAACAAATACAGCTTTTCACCATAGTGGCGAGAGTATGTAATAGTTCATCAGATACTTCGCTCGTGACATATAGCATTGTTGCGACATGCTTAAAGGCTCGTTGATCTCTTAATTGGAATTTCACATTTTCTGTTGGCTTTATAGCAGCTAAATGATGCATGACTTGATCTAACTGCTTATTCCCTTGTATAGGTGGAAACACCTTCGTTTTTGCACCTGCTGAAACAAATGAAATATCTCCTCGTTCATCTACTATCGTTTGTAACATTGATGCTACTAGCTCAATCTTTTCTTCAAATAACGGTGACTTTTTGGCATGGAGCACTAACATCAGCTCCTGTGATTGACGATCCTCAAATTCTTTTGATTGTAGTGTTTGCGTTTTTGCGAATGATTTCCAATGAATCCACGAAAAACGATCACCAGGAACGTACTCACGTAGCCCCACAGCCATTGAAGTATCTTTAACGATGGAATATGGTGACATCATTGATCCGGCATCAAATTTTGTTTGAAGTGTGGCATATTTCATTTCACGGACCCTTGGATAAATTAAAATCACTTGTTCCTTTTCTGCTGAAACACTTTTTTTTGCCCAGCCAAAGAAATCACTGAAAACAATAGTTACACCTAGGTAACGATGCTCACCACGAGGCATATTTTCTAGCGTATAACTCCAGCTAAAACTTTTCCTAAAGCCTACAAACATAACGGCATTTGCTCCTTGTACCTTCGATTGCACAAGGGATTCACTATTTACAAGCTCCTCCATCATCATATAAGCAAATGGGAAGCGTGTCTTTCTCTCTACAGTAATTGTAACCTTCGCAGATTGCCCACTTTCAATATGAGAAGGCTCAATTTCACGTTCTACAAGTAAAATTTCTTCTCTTACTAATAAGGAAATAAAGGCATATAACAAAAATGGGCTAACTGCAAAAAATACAAACCAGCTAACAAAGCCCCCCTGAAACATAGCATAGCAAAATGTAAAAATGATTAACAAAGATACTAATAAGAAATGTTTACTTTTCTCTATCAATACTTTCCATTTCTTCATTGCTCCGCG
This window harbors:
- a CDS encoding DUF58 domain-containing protein: MKKWKVLIEKSKHFLLVSLLIIFTFCYAMFQGGFVSWFVFFAVSPFLLYAFISLLVREEILLVEREIEPSHIESGQSAKVTITVERKTRFPFAYMMMEELVNSESLVQSKVQGANAVMFVGFRKSFSWSYTLENMPRGEHRYLGVTIVFSDFFGWAKKSVSAEKEQVILIYPRVREMKYATLQTKFDAGSMMSPYSIVKDTSMAVGLREYVPGDRFSWIHWKSFAKTQTLQSKEFEDRQSQELMLVLHAKKSPLFEEKIELVASMLQTIVDERGDISFVSAGAKTKVFPPIQGNKQLDQVMHHLAAIKPTENVKFQLRDQRAFKHVATMLYVTSEVSDELLHTLATMVKSCICFVVAEQPPIQAELTMRYKHIQVVYVNPLDYYHLFTEVKRP